In Crassostrea angulata isolate pt1a10 chromosome 6, ASM2561291v2, whole genome shotgun sequence, a genomic segment contains:
- the LOC128188735 gene encoding b(0,+)-type amino acid transporter 1-like: protein MDNRAFEDSEKSTIVPSENGSRKRYTTESTESPDYSGSDVSIRQEKVRMKKTVGLISGTSLIVGTIIGSGIFISPKSVLDRTGSVGLSLVVWTASGFLALLGSLSYAELGTVIRKSGGEYSYIKEALGDIPAFLFAWTSVIVVRTSSMGIICLTFGEYMATFFPYCGSPIIPIKLVAALAIVSLGVINSYSTTLAGRTQVVFTFVKLIALIIIVIGGIVKLIQGNVSQFQNSFEGTTTSPSNIALAFYNALWAYDGWNNLNYVTEELKDPAKNLPRANVLGVMITTVIYLLVNISYLTAMTSLELLNSPAVAVTWGDRVLGGAAVLMPLSVLFSTFGAANGTLFGGGRVVYVAAREGHLPEMLSYVQCKYYTPFPSIIFTIVISLIMIIPGDISSLVDFFSFSAWLFYGVTVSCLIIFRFTKKDVERPIKVPIVIPILFVLIAIYLVIGPIIESPQIELLYAFLFIIGGLLFYFPFVYFKLKIKGFEWLTTSVQLLCEVVPSPYEPES, encoded by the exons ATGGACAACCGGGCATTCGAAG ACTCGGAAAAATCTACAATAGTACCCTCTGAAAATGGTTCCCGCAAAAGATATACAACGGAAAGTACGGAGTCTCCGGACTATTCCGGTAGCGACGTCAGCATCCGGCAAGAGAAAGTTCGTATGAAGAAAACAGTGGGCCTTATTAGTGGCACTTCTCTCATAGTGGGAACGATTATAG gCTCTGGGATATTCATATCCCCTAAAAGTGTTCTAGATAGAACTGGATCAGTAGGATTAAGCCTCGTTGTCTGGACTGCAAGTGGATTTCTGGCCCTTCTTG GTTCCTTGTCGTATGCTGAATTGGGAACAGTGATACGGAAGTCTGGCGGTGAATACAGTTACATCAAGGAAGCTCTAGGCGATATCCCAGCCTTTCTGTTTGCATGGACGTCAGTGATTGTCGTTCGGACCTCCTCGATGGGCATCATTTGTCTGACGTTTGGGGAGTACATGGCCACCTTCTTCCCTTACTGCGGCTCGCCCATCATTCCTATTAAACTCGTGGCAGCCCTTGCTATCG TGTCCTTAGGGGTCATCAACAGTTACAGTACCACGTTAGCAGGGAGAACCCAAGTCGTCTTTACGTTTGTAAAACTCATCGCTctcatcatcatcgtcatcggAGGAATCGTCAAATTGATTCAAG GGAACGTATCACAGTTTCAAAATAGTTTTGAGGGTACGACGACTTCACCTTCCAACATCGCCCTGGCGTTCTACAATGCTCTCTGGGCTTACGACGGCTG GAATAATCTCAATTACGTAACAGAGGAACTTAAGGACCCTGCAAA AAACCTTCCGCGCGCTAATGTTCTGGGTGTCATGATAACCACGGTCATCTACCTGTTGGTCAACATCTCCTACCTGACGGCGATGACGTCATTAGAACTCCTCAATTCGCCGGCCGTGGCCGTG ACGTGGGGAGACCGCGTTCTGGGAGGGGCTGCTGTTCTGATGCCCCTGTCTGTGCTGTTCTCAACGTTTGGTGCTGCAAACGGAACCCTCTTTGGAGGAGGAAG GGTGGTATACGTTGCCGCGAGAGAGGGTCATCTTCCAGAAATGTTATCATACGTACAATGCAAATATTACACACCATTTCCTTCCATCATATTCACC ATCGTGATTTCGTTGATTATGATCATCCCTGGAGATATTAGTTCCCTGGTGGACTTCTTCAGTTTCTCCGCGTGGCTGTTCTATGGGGTGACAGTCTCCTGTTTAATTATCTTCCGCTTCACAAAAAAGGACGTGGAAAGACCAATTAAA GTTCCTATTGTAATACCGATCCTGTTTGTGTTGATTGCTATCTACCTCGTGATTGGTCCGATCATCGAGAGCCCACAGATCGAACTTTTGTATGCGTTCTTGTTTATCATTGGAGGACTGCTGTTCTACTTTCCATTCGTCTACTTTAAGCTAAAAATCAAAGGATTCG AATGGTTAACCACATCAGTGCAACTACTCTGTGAAGTTGTTCCTAGTCCTTACGAACCAGAAAGCTAG